A section of the Salvelinus fontinalis isolate EN_2023a chromosome 33, ASM2944872v1, whole genome shotgun sequence genome encodes:
- the nos2b gene encoding LOW QUALITY PROTEIN: nitric oxide synthase 2b, inducible (The sequence of the model RefSeq protein was modified relative to this genomic sequence to represent the inferred CDS: substituted 1 base at 1 genomic stop codon), translating into MAFPNMIMNCIYFTIIXMKLLQDDETKTSHQTKPNKWETRANRCPFSIPVRNVKDGSSLKDMLHHQAVKNQPCTSKVCEGSVMTPKALMRGPKDATLEILPQAIDLINQYYKSFKIPKIEHHLARLEEITMEIDSTGTYQLTFEELAFGARQAWRNAPRCIGRIQWSNLQLFDARKCKTTQDMFQFLCEHLQFATNGGNLRSAITVFPPRKEDGHDFRVWNSQLLKYAGYQMPDGSIQGDPSSVEFTKICIQLGWKPQYGLFDVLPLVLQVNGEDPDLYEIPPHLILEVSMEHPQHKWFKDLGLKWYALPAVSNMLMEIGGLEFPACPFNGWYMGTEIGVRDFCDYQRYNILEEVGRRMGLETHKLSSLWKDQALVTINVAVIYSFQKNKVTITDHHSAAESFMKHLETEFRLRGGCPADWAWLVPPMSGSLTPVFHQEMVNYILSPFFYYQPDPWMTHVWTNGEMCLKKQQISFKAVARAAFFSSTLMSRVLANRVRCTVLYATETGKSQTLAQRVNSMLNCAFNSRLLCMEDYNFSDMEQESLLVVVTSTFGNGDSPGNGESFKKQLFSLQYLRNKLRYCVFGLGSKMYPQFCAFAHAVDAKLEELGAERVTPTGEGDELNGQEEAFSAWALTALKDAYKEFNIQGQLSLQLPGAERFCEAWDPLKYRIALESCPQDRITALSAIHSKTVFPMKLKSKHNLQSPHSSRSTILVELERERSAEVMNFSPGDHVGVFPGNLPQLVAGILKFLPHMPPTNQCLRLEYHSDTCRDDEKNWQTVGRIPACPLSQALTYFLDVTTPPCQNLLHKLSQLAKQDGHRQRLLSLAKDSQEYTTWKMFRVPNFLEVLEEFPSLEPSAAFLLSQLPLLKPRLYSISSSPQLHPNELHLTLTVLNYHTQDGQGPLHHGVCSTWLDTIKKGDLVPCFIYSSGGFHLPAEPSTPVILVGAGSGIAPFRSFWQQRLHDMKHPEFSGSPMSLVFGCQSSETDHLYQEETLEMRRRGVLKSVTSAYSRQPGLPKVYVQDVLRERMAEEVLSVLHQKEGHFYVCGGVNMAQGVTLAVQEILSSKLGITLTQAGEYLAQLKIQKRYHEDIFGAQFQK; encoded by the exons ATGGCATTTCCAAATATGATAATGAACTGCATTTATTTTACAATTATTTAGATGAAGCTGCTTCAGGATGATGAAACCAAAACGTCTCACCAGACCAAACCAAATAAG TGGGAAACGAGAGCCAACAGGTGTCCGTTTTCTATACCTGTGCGTAACGTGAAGGATGGCTCAAGTCTCAAAGACATGCTGCACCACCAGGCAGTCAAG AACCAACCATGCACATCAAAAGTTTGTGAAGGTTCTGTCATGACTCCGAAGGCTCTAATGCGAGGTCCCAAAGATGCTACTCTTGAAATCCTACCTCAGGCTATCGACCTAATCAACCAATACTACAAGTCCTTCAAAAT CCCCAAAATTGAACACCACCTCGCCAGATTGGAGGAAATTACTATGGAGATAGATTCCACAGGAACCTATCAATTGACTTTTGAGGAATTGGCGTTTGGTGCTCGGCAAGCATGGAGGAACGCCCCAAGATGCATCGGCAGGATTCAGTGGTCCAATTTACAA CTGTTTGATGCCAGAAAGTGCAAGACTACTCAGGATATGTTCCAGTTTCTGTGCGAACACTTACAGTTTGCCACAAATGGAGGAAACCTAAG GTCTGCGATTACCGTCTTTCCTCCGAGAAAGGAAGACGGGCATGATTTCCGGGTGTGGAACAGCCAGTTGTTGAAGTATGCAGGTTACCAGATGCCTGATGGCAGTATCCAGGGAGACCCATCCAGTGTAGAATTCACTAAG ATCTGTATCCAGCTTGGATGGAAACCTCAATACGGCCTCTTCGATGTGTTGCCACTAGTCCTGCAGGTCAACGGGGAGGACCCAGACCTTTATGAAATCCCTCCACACCTGATCTTGGAGGTTTCCATGGAACACCCCCA GCATAAGTGGTTCAAAGACCTAGGACTGAAGTGGTATGCTCTGCCTGCGGTGTCCAACATGCTGATGGAGATTGGTGGACTTGAATTCCCAGCCTGTCCCTTTAATGGCTGGTACATGGGCACTGAGATTGGCGTGAGGGATTTCTGTGACTATCAGCGTTATAACATCTTGGAG GAAGTGGGTCGCAGGATGGGCCTGGAGACGCACAAGCTGTCCTCACTGTGGAAGGACCAGGCCTTGGTAACCATCAATGTTGCAGTCATATACAGTTTCCAG AAGAACAAGGTAACCATCACAGACCACCACTCTGCAGCCGAGTCCTTCATGAAGCACTTGGAGACAGAGTTCCGGCTGCGCGGCGGCTGCCCTGCAGACTGGGCCTGGCTGGTTCCTCCCATGTCTGGCTCCCTCACCCCCGTCTTCCACCAGGAGATGGTCAACTacatcctctctcccttcttctacTACCAG CCTGACCCCTGGATGACCCATGTCTGGACAAATGGAGAGATGTGCCTGAAGAAGCAACAGATCAGCTTCAAAGCGGTGGCCAG GGCGGCGTTCTTTTCTTCAACCCTCATGAGCAGAGTGCTGGCTAACAGGGTGCGCTGCACTGTCCTGTACGCTACTGAAACAGGGAAATCACAGACATTGGCCCAGAGAGTGAACTCCATGCTAAACTGTGCCTTCAACTCCAGG TTGCTCTGTATGGAGGACTATAACTTCAGTGACATGGAACAGGAGAGCCTTCTGGTTGTGGTAACTAGCACCTTTGGGAATGGAGACTCCCCTGGAAATGGAgag AGTTTCAAGAAGCAGCTTTTCTCTTTGCAGTATCTCAGGAACAAGTTAAG gtACTGTGTGTTTGGGCTGGGCTCGAAGATGTACCCACAGTTCTGTGCATTCGCCCATGCCGTGGATGCCAAGCTGGAGGAGCTGGGGGCAGAGCGGGTGACGCCCACTGGAGAGGGGGATGAACTGAACGGACAGGAGGAGGCCTTCTCTGCCTGGGCTCTCACCGCTCTCAAG GATGCCTATAAGGAGTTCAACATCCAGGGACAGCTGAGTCTGCAGCTCCCTGGGGCAGAGCGATTCTGCGAGGCCTGGGACCCACTAAAATACCGCATAGCACTGGAGAGCTGCCCCCAGGACCGCATCACAG CACTTTCAGCCATTCACTCTAAAACGGTCTTCCCTATGAAACTGAAGAGCAAACATAATCTACAGAGCCCCCATTCAAG CCGGTCCACCATTTTGGTggagttggagagggagagaagtgcaGAGGTCATGAACTTTTCTCCAGGAGACCATGTTGGTGTTTTCCCAGGGAATCTCCCTCAACTGGTGGCTGGCATCCTAAAGTTCCTTCCCCATATGCCCCCAACCAACCAGTGCCTACGACTGGAATACCATTCTGACACCTGCCGAG ATGATGAGAAAAACTGGCAGACTGTCGGACGCATCCCAGCATGCCCTTTGTCTCAGGCACTCACCTACTTCCTGGATGTGACCACGCCCCCCTGTCAGAACCTCCTCCACAAGCTCTCTCAGTTGGCGAAACAGGACGGGCACCGCCAGCGTCTACTGTCCTTGGCAAAG GACTCTCAGGAGTACACGACCTGGAAGATGTTCCGTGTTCCCAACTTCCTGGAAGTCCTGGAGGAGTTCCCGTCTTTAGAACCCTCTGCAGCCTTCCTCCTCAGCCAGCTGCCTCTGCTCAAGCCCCGCCTCTACTCCATCAGCTCCTCCCCTCAGCTCCACCCCAATGAGCTACATCTCACTCTGACAGTGCTCAACTATCACACACAAG ATGGACAGGGTCCTCTTCACCACGGGGTCTGCAGCACCTGGCTGGATACCATTAAGAAAGGAGACCTGGTACCATGTTTTATCTACAG TTCAGGTGGGTTCCACCTCCCAGCAGAGCCCAGCACTCCAGTCATTCTGGTGGGGGCTGGCAGTGGCATCGCGCCCTTCCGAAGCTTCTGGCAACAACGGCTACACGACATGAAACACCCAG AGTTCTCTGGAAGTCCTATGAGCCTGGTGTTTGGCTGCCAGAGTTCAGAGACTGACCATTTATACCAAGAGGAGACACTGGAGATGAGAAGGCGAGGGGTCCTGAAGAGTGTTACCTCTGCATATTCCCGCCAGCCAGGTCTCCCAAAG GTCTATGTCCAGGATGTACTGAGGGAGAGGATGGCAGAGGAGGTGCTGAGTGTGTTGCACCAGAAGGAGGGTCACTTctatgtgtgtgggggtgtgaacATGgcccag